A stretch of DNA from Cellulomonas xiejunii:
TGGTCTGCTCGGGGGTCATGTGCGAGGGCTCCTCGGGACGGGCGTGCGGGACAGGAGGACGACGGGGACGTACGGGGGGCTCGTCATGGCGCGGCGGGCGGGGGCGTTTCGGTCACGACGGCCGGGACGCCGGCCGACCACTCCCCCCAGCCCACGCTGTTGCGTGCTCGCACGGTGACGACGTAGTCGCCGGGTGCGAGGTCGGCCAGGGTCACGGGGTCGGTCCCCGCGGTGCCCTCGAGGGGACGTCCCCGGCCGGTCACGCGGTACTCGTACCGGTCGATCGCGCGGCCACCGTCCGATCCCGGTGCCACCACGGTGAACTGCAGCGTCCGCGCGGGCTGGCCGGAGGAGATCGTCACGCCAGGACTCCCCGGGACGCCCGGCGCACCCGGCTGCGCCCTGGACTCGGCCCACGGGCTCCAGCCCTGCGAGTTCTGGACGCGGTACCTCACCGTGACCTCGCTGCCCGACGAGAAGGGCGACGCCGGGCGCTCGGAGGTCGCCGGTCCGCCGTTCACCGAGTACTCGCGGGCGCTGATGGGCGCGCCGCCGTCGTTCCCGTCCGAGAACGCGATCGCGACCAGGTCGACGCCCGCGGTCGTCACCGTGACGGCGGGCTGCTGGGGCCGCGTGACGACGGCGAGGGCGGCCGACGTGGCCGCCTCCCCCGCCAGGTCCCGGGTCGACACCGCAACGACGGTGAACGGCCCGAGGGTCTGCGCCCCGAGGCCGGAGAACTCGCGCGACGTGCCGCGCACGGTCTCGTCGACGCCGGGTCCGGTGACGCGGTAGGACGCGACGGAGATGCCGGCACCGCCCGCGTCCTCCGGCGGCGACCACGACAGGGTCGCGGTGGCCTGACCCCAGTCGGCTGCGGGCCCGACGACCAGCCGGACGTCACGCGGTGCAGTGGGTGCGCTGAACGTCTCTCCCGAGGTGGAACCGAAGGCGGACCACCCGGCCTTGTTCCGCGCGCGCACGGTGATCGAGTAGCTCCGGCCACGCTCCGCAGGTGCGATGACGCACGTGTTCGGCCCTGTCGACGCGCACGACGCGCTGCCGTCCACGAGCACCTCGTACTCGGACACGGCGTCCCCGTTGCCCCGCGGCGTCGTCCAGCTGACGGCGACGCTCGCCTGCTCGTACCAGCCCTGGCTCTTGCGTTCCGCCGTCACCTCCGGTGCGTCCGGCACGCCCGCCGGCACCTCGAGGGCGTACGGGCTCCACGGACCCGGCTCGGGCGCGCGGTTCTTGGCACGGACCCGCACCTGGTACTGCGCGCCGTTCTGCAGCCCGTCGACCGTCATGGACGTCGCCGTCGTGGCCCGTGTGAACACGCCGTTCGGTCCGACGACCTCCACGTCGTAGCCGGTGATCGCGGACCCGCTCGACGTCGGCGCGCTCCACGCGACCACGAGTGCGCGGTCGCCCGACGTCAACCGCAGCGCTGCCGGGGCGTCCGGCACCGCGTCCGGCCGCGCGGGCGCCGAGACCGGTGACTCCTCGGACCAGCCGACCCGGTTGCGGGCCGCGACGGTGAACTTGTACTCGACGTCGTTGGTCAGACCGTCGATGGTGCAGGTCGTACTCACGCAGGAGCGCGTGGCGCCGCCCGGCTGGGCCGTGACGCGGTACTCCGTGATGGGCTCGCCGCGGTTGTCGGGCGCCGTCCAGGACAGGACGACCGTGCGGTCCCGGATCTCCCCGATCCGCGGCGGGACAGGCGCGAGCGGGACACCGCTGACCCGGACCGTCACCCGACCCTCGACCTCGCGTCCCGGGTCGCCGGTCACGTCACGCACGCGGAACCGCACGACCATCGGCCCGATGAACTCGTTGCCGGGGCGCACCGAGACGCTGCTCGAGGTCGCCGAGGCCGTGCCCGCCCCCGCCGTCTCGACGACTGCCCCGACCACCGTCAACGGACCCTGGTCGGGGAACGGGTTCACCGAGCCCGCGAGGACGTCGACGGTCGTCTCACGTCCCTGCGCACCGTCGTCGACCGTGAAGTTCTGCACGGTCGCGGTGCGGCGGGTGCTCGCGACGACGCGGAGGTCGATCGCGACGTCCATCACCCCGCTGCGGCCGTACAGGAGCTGCATCTCGAACCGGCCGGTCGTGCCCTTCGGGGTCGTCGTCGGCGCGGACACGACCAGCTCGGAACCCTCGACGACGGCCACGAACCCCGCGGGCACGCTCGAGACGGACCGGAAGCCGTACCGGTCGGCCGGGGTGGCCGTCCCGTCCTCCTGCTCGGGCCCGCGCGTCAGCGCGAGCAGGTCGACACGCTTGGCCCGCTCGCCGGGCTCGACCTCGACCGTCTGGGCGTCGAAGGTCGGCGGGTGGTCGTCGACCGCGAACACCGTGATCTGCAGGGTCAGCAGCGACGTGCGTGCCGTCGTGTCCGACGGGCCGGTCTCGTCCGTGACGGGAACGGTGATCGACGCCGGCCCGGCGTACCCCTCGTCCGACGTGAACACGAGGGTCCCGGCGTCCTTGACGAGCGGCGCACCGTTCGACCGCGTGGCGGCGACCTGCGCGGGGTCGACGATCTTCGGCTCCCGCCCGGGCGCCACCTGGACGTGCTCCGCGAGCGAGATCACCAGCTCCTCGCCGGTCGCGACCCGCAGCTCCGGGGCGCGAGGGCGCAGCTGCGGGGGGAAGAAGCCGAGCGCCGGCACCGTGATGAACGCGTAGGCGTCGGCGCCCTCCGCGGTCCGGTTGACCAGGCGGTACGGGACGGTCTGCGAGTAGTCGACGAGCGTCACGACGACGTCGCCCTCCGGCGTCACGCGCGCGACGTCCGCGTGCGACGCCGGCACCGAGACGTCGAGGTCCGACAGCGGCCCGGACGGGTTCTGCGCGACCGCCAGGACGTCGACGGACACCTCCGTCTTGCCCAGCGTGTCGATCGCGGGGACAAGCACGTCGCGGGCGATCGGCGGCTGCACGGGTGCGTCCTTCGTCACGGTGACCGTCAGCACGCCGTAGTCACGTCCACCGCCGTCGTTCGTCACCAGGTACTGGATCTGCACGACTCCCGGGGACGAGGGCGCCGTGACGACGATGCGCCGACCCTGGGTCGTCGCCTCGACGCCCTCCGGGGCCTCGATCGACTCCAGCCTCAGCTCGCGGCTCGTCGAGTCGATGTCGTTCGCCAGGACGCGGACCTCGACGCGCTGTCCCGGTCGCAGGGTGACGGCGTCGTCGACCGCGACGACCCCGGAGGCGTCCGACGGCCGGGGGGCGATGCCGACCCGCACGGTCGCGACGGCGCGCTGGCCGATCCAGTCCTCCACGGCGTACGTGAACGTGTCGGTCCCCCGGGAGCCGGGGAACGCCTCGTACTCGAGCCAGTCCGGACCGACCTCGGTGATGCGCCCCAGCATCGGTGCGGACGCGGGTCCGAGGAGCGTCACGCCGTCGCCGTCGGCGTCGA
This window harbors:
- a CDS encoding Ig-like domain-containing protein; translation: MTWWDPRTWRRRPATTAAAIVTVPVLVLSLALLDRGFPLARVDLNDGGVWLTATGQSSLGRYNVPVEELDGGVVAASSTFDVQQDEGWVLLVERTAVSVVDPATVATTTQIATPGGARVSMAAGRVAFVDGAGDVWVRQVGELDLLDMTDDAPDLQLGEKGAAVVARSGAVLTVAPQDGAVTLVPATQPVAPEQLGTLGEVDVDDVTAVGDELVVLTGSTVRTLSGEVTVDDTDLVLQQPGPAASSVLLSGRDALWEVPLDGGTPRRHATTGSGTPAAPVRVGDCAYAAWASTVGASLQLCDGQDARVEDLQGMTAGDDLAFRVNRGFVVLNETVGGRVWLPQEDTAVRVPNWDDIVPEEEPEDSEEESESGEVMQEPVTECTDQSAPPVAVDDEFGVRAGRTRVLPVIDNDSSSDCGILVISELDALPADFGTLEKVRGGRALQVRVLDGAVGTAEVKYTVTDGRGVNAPSTATVRITVSDGDNAPTQVRTSSLTVETGGQLVHGVLADFQDVDGDDLLLVAADADPTVGTARFRQDGVLTFTADGGGLGRTTVRVQVSDGTNVVDGEVVVDVRAAGSVPPQIDPVHAVTYVGQEVVVRPLDAVRSASSEPPRLAGVNDVVGATIVPDLQAGTFAFKAPRSGAYYVSFVVTAAPQQATGIARIDVREWPEQAQPPVAVRDLALLPAGGEVTVDPLANDEDPANNVLVLQTVTAPEGSGLQVAVLEHRYVQIRADRTPDGPVVLTYEVSNGSASARGEIVVQPVPPSASSQPPVVPNVEATVRAGGVVTIPVLAGASDPDGDTLTVLRNLPEPLADGEGLLFVSGDVLRYQAPDRALTARAVFEVQDSAGNITAATVTLRVHESDPATKSPPRPRDVEARVFEGDTVRIPVELVGIDADGDGVTLLGPASAPMLGRITEVGPDWLEYEAFPGSRGTDTFTYAVEDWIGQRAVATVRVGIAPRPSDASGVVAVDDAVTLRPGQRVEVRVLANDIDSTSRELRLESIEAPEGVEATTQGRRIVVTAPSSPGVVQIQYLVTNDGGGRDYGVLTVTVTKDAPVQPPIARDVLVPAIDTLGKTEVSVDVLAVAQNPSGPLSDLDVSVPASHADVARVTPEGDVVVTLVDYSQTVPYRLVNRTAEGADAYAFITVPALGFFPPQLRPRAPELRVATGEELVISLAEHVQVAPGREPKIVDPAQVAATRSNGAPLVKDAGTLVFTSDEGYAGPASITVPVTDETGPSDTTARTSLLTLQITVFAVDDHPPTFDAQTVEVEPGERAKRVDLLALTRGPEQEDGTATPADRYGFRSVSSVPAGFVAVVEGSELVVSAPTTTPKGTTGRFEMQLLYGRSGVMDVAIDLRVVASTRRTATVQNFTVDDGAQGRETTVDVLAGSVNPFPDQGPLTVVGAVVETAGAGTASATSSSVSVRPGNEFIGPMVVRFRVRDVTGDPGREVEGRVTVRVSGVPLAPVPPRIGEIRDRTVVLSWTAPDNRGEPITEYRVTAQPGGATRSCVSTTCTIDGLTNDVEYKFTVAARNRVGWSEESPVSAPARPDAVPDAPAALRLTSGDRALVVAWSAPTSSGSAITGYDVEVVGPNGVFTRATTATSMTVDGLQNGAQYQVRVRAKNRAPEPGPWSPYALEVPAGVPDAPEVTAERKSQGWYEQASVAVSWTTPRGNGDAVSEYEVLVDGSASCASTGPNTCVIAPAERGRSYSITVRARNKAGWSAFGSTSGETFSAPTAPRDVRLVVGPAADWGQATATLSWSPPEDAGGAGISVASYRVTGPGVDETVRGTSREFSGLGAQTLGPFTVVAVSTRDLAGEAATSAALAVVTRPQQPAVTVTTAGVDLVAIAFSDGNDGGAPISAREYSVNGGPATSERPASPFSSGSEVTVRYRVQNSQGWSPWAESRAQPGAPGVPGSPGVTISSGQPARTLQFTVVAPGSDGGRAIDRYEYRVTGRGRPLEGTAGTDPVTLADLAPGDYVVTVRARNSVGWGEWSAGVPAVVTETPPPAAP